The Candidatus Nitrosotalea sinensis genome contains a region encoding:
- a CDS encoding sirohydrochlorin chelatase has product MKRGILLIDRGSKEQEAAQELEVICKEVQKKGDYVFANYCFLEVRPPYIEEGIKEALKNKIDSLTIVPYFLYPGKKVKAAVTQVMKHQATTDVKFLVTKPMSMHITLVRLVENRIKSALEKEGVKLPNNKVDVLVIGHGSKDPNAKISIKYITDELAKSYRNADYCFLEIEEPNIEQGIKICKQRDPEVLVVVFYFLHEGAHVKRDINVDLVPALEKHKMKQVLITQHLGTDEKMVDLIIERAGEVER; this is encoded by the coding sequence TTGAAGCGTGGAATTTTACTAATAGACAGAGGAAGCAAGGAGCAGGAGGCAGCCCAAGAGCTTGAAGTAATTTGCAAAGAGGTGCAAAAAAAAGGAGACTATGTCTTTGCAAATTACTGCTTTTTGGAGGTAAGGCCTCCGTATATCGAAGAAGGCATCAAAGAGGCTCTTAAAAACAAGATAGATTCTCTTACAATAGTTCCATACTTTTTGTATCCAGGAAAAAAAGTCAAGGCTGCAGTGACACAAGTAATGAAACACCAAGCAACCACAGACGTCAAGTTTCTTGTAACCAAACCCATGTCCATGCACATTACCCTTGTGAGACTTGTAGAAAACAGAATCAAGTCAGCTCTAGAAAAAGAAGGAGTAAAATTGCCAAACAACAAGGTAGATGTTCTTGTGATTGGCCATGGAAGCAAGGATCCAAATGCCAAGATCTCAATCAAGTACATAACAGATGAGCTTGCCAAGTCATACAGAAATGCAGATTATTGCTTTCTTGAAATAGAAGAACCAAACATAGAACAGGGAATAAAAATATGCAAGCAAAGGGATCCAGAGGTCCTGGTTGTTGTTTTTTACTTTTTGCATGAGGGTGCACATGTAAAAAGAGATATCAACGTAGATCTTGTGCCTGCACTAGAAAAACACAAGATGAAACAAGTATTGATAACACAGCACCTAGGCACTGATGAAAAAATGGTTGATCTTATAATTGAGAGAGCAGGAGAGGTAGAGAGATGA
- a CDS encoding precorrin-8X methylmutase — MITQKGQSIEDKSMEIIDSEIGSHPYSEDEWTIVKRIIHSTADFDFARANKIVFHKDAISSATDALQKGCNIITDVNGVIGGFNKDNMKKFGNQVICNISDAAVIEEAKKLNKTRAQTSMRLVARQMDHGVVAIGNAPTALTEVIQMIREGITSPALVIGIPVGFVCAVESKDELRTLDTPYITNIGRKGGSPCASAIVNALYKIIAKRST; from the coding sequence ATGATTACACAAAAGGGCCAATCCATAGAAGACAAGAGCATGGAAATAATAGACAGCGAGATTGGTTCCCACCCATATTCAGAAGACGAGTGGACAATAGTAAAAAGAATAATCCACTCTACTGCAGATTTTGATTTTGCACGAGCAAACAAGATTGTATTTCACAAGGATGCAATAAGCAGTGCTACAGATGCACTGCAAAAGGGATGCAACATCATAACAGACGTCAACGGCGTAATTGGAGGATTTAACAAGGATAACATGAAAAAATTTGGAAACCAAGTCATATGCAACATATCAGATGCTGCAGTAATTGAAGAAGCAAAAAAGCTCAACAAGACACGTGCCCAGACATCTATGAGGCTTGTAGCAAGACAGATGGACCATGGTGTTGTAGCAATAGGCAACGCTCCCACTGCCCTAACAGAAGTCATACAGATGATACGAGAAGGAATCACATCACCTGCACTTGTAATTGGCATTCCAGTAGGATTTGTCTGTGCAGTAGAATCAAAGGATGAATTGCGTACGCTAGATACACCATACATAACAAACATTGGCAGAAAAGGCGGAAGCCCATGCGCCTCTGCAATTGTCAATGCATTATACAAAATCATAGCAAAGAGATCTACCTGA
- a CDS encoding cobyrinate a,c-diamide synthase produces the protein MKLPRIVLAGVTSGVGKTSITCAIIHGIQSRGYSVQPFKVGPDFIDPSYLTSVSGRTARNLDVWMMGEKGVLKNFVQNSKQNLSVIEGVMGYYDGFDGKSSYASTYDVAKIVKSNVILVLDASKAARSIAATAMGFVKFEKNSRICGVILNKIGSKRHEALCRDAMKKTGLPILGVIPRDNTIQLESRHLGLVPVPENKDLEKKIKSVARHVSKFIEIDEIIKISKDSSSLPKVSPREKKKTKTTIAVALDESFNFYYQDNLDILSSLGAKLEFFSPCHDTKIPDCDGIYIGGGFPEVKGSLLQKNQAMKNIVKKLAQDGMPIYAECGGLMYLTNSIQYDSGKFKMVGLFDATTIMEKSLKLNYTSAKARPGSPFSLSGMIKGHEFHYSEIDLLSRDSKFAYEMSTGIGIKDKKDGLAVYNTLASYMHVHFAGSPVADNFVKSCISYSKK, from the coding sequence ATGAAACTACCAAGAATTGTTCTTGCAGGTGTTACAAGCGGTGTAGGAAAGACATCCATTACTTGTGCAATAATACATGGAATTCAAAGCAGGGGGTACTCAGTTCAGCCATTCAAGGTTGGGCCTGACTTTATAGATCCGAGTTATTTGACGTCTGTCTCAGGCAGAACTGCCCGCAATCTTGATGTCTGGATGATGGGAGAAAAAGGAGTTTTGAAAAATTTTGTACAAAATTCAAAACAAAATCTATCTGTAATTGAGGGCGTCATGGGATATTATGATGGATTTGACGGCAAGTCTAGTTATGCAAGTACATACGATGTTGCCAAGATTGTAAAATCAAACGTAATTCTTGTACTTGATGCAAGCAAGGCGGCCCGCTCTATTGCTGCAACTGCCATGGGGTTTGTAAAATTTGAGAAAAACTCTAGGATATGCGGCGTAATACTGAACAAAATTGGAAGCAAAAGGCATGAAGCATTGTGCAGGGATGCCATGAAAAAAACTGGACTGCCAATACTTGGTGTCATTCCAAGAGATAACACTATTCAACTAGAGTCAAGACACCTTGGACTGGTTCCGGTACCTGAGAATAAAGATCTTGAAAAAAAGATCAAGTCTGTTGCAAGACATGTCTCCAAATTTATTGAAATAGATGAGATAATCAAGATCTCAAAGGATTCCTCGTCTCTGCCAAAAGTTTCTCCAAGAGAGAAAAAGAAAACAAAAACAACAATAGCAGTTGCACTAGATGAGTCCTTTAATTTCTACTATCAAGACAATCTGGATATATTATCAAGTCTTGGGGCAAAACTTGAATTTTTCAGTCCATGTCATGATACCAAAATACCTGATTGTGATGGGATCTATATTGGTGGTGGATTTCCAGAGGTGAAAGGCTCACTGTTGCAGAAAAATCAAGCCATGAAAAATATTGTAAAAAAACTTGCACAGGATGGCATGCCAATTTATGCAGAATGTGGGGGATTGATGTATCTTACCAACTCTATACAATACGACTCGGGAAAATTCAAGATGGTCGGTCTGTTTGACGCGACGACTATAATGGAGAAAAGTTTAAAGCTAAATTATACAAGTGCCAAAGCCAGGCCTGGTTCTCCATTTTCATTGTCTGGCATGATCAAGGGACACGAGTTTCACTATTCTGAGATTGATCTTTTGTCAAGGGACTCTAAATTTGCATATGAGATGTCAACTGGTATTGGAATCAAAGACAAAAAGGACGGGCTTGCCGTATACAATACTCTTGCATCCTACATGCATGTACATTTTGCAGGCTCGCCGGTTGCTGATAATTTTGTAAAATCCTGCATCTCTTATTCTAAAAAATAA
- a CDS encoding NAD(P)/FAD-dependent oxidoreductase — protein sequence MVKNYSYDIVIVGGGPAGLSAAWGVAKKGLSVAVLERDEAIGQYVRTSGVTWIKEAQSFGIPAECYNEIRNYAFYSPNNYVIKKGQTAHAAVLDVRKTYQFLAYEAAAKGADIFLRTSATDVIQNNGRLVGVKATSLKEELQFDAKLVIDASGFYSVVGRTLGIVPPWKRFGAGAEYEAYVDNVTPDTWHLMVGSQYSPAGYAWVFPLGKNKVRIGVGVGKPNSQADASKLLVELVQKKPRPLDSLGRIVPIEFHYGLIPNEGLRQSTISDGLIMVGDSAGQANPLVLEGIRYAIEFGRKAGDIGAECVSKGDTSRKSLQSYEDAMRKSIGSKIASAIKVQYRWLDLSDSEWDKELEIIDELSAEEFLDFIKADFGMANMFKLAAHHPKLALRQLFQIIKNTGNDKEA from the coding sequence ATGGTAAAAAATTATAGTTATGATATTGTTATAGTGGGAGGCGGGCCTGCTGGGCTTTCTGCAGCATGGGGTGTAGCAAAAAAAGGTCTCAGCGTTGCTGTACTTGAAAGAGATGAAGCAATAGGACAGTATGTAAGAACAAGTGGAGTTACGTGGATAAAAGAAGCGCAATCTTTTGGAATTCCTGCAGAGTGTTACAATGAAATACGAAACTATGCATTTTATTCTCCAAATAATTATGTGATAAAAAAAGGCCAGACTGCGCATGCGGCAGTGCTTGATGTGAGAAAGACGTACCAGTTTCTTGCATATGAGGCAGCAGCAAAAGGTGCAGATATTTTTCTTCGAACAAGCGCAACTGACGTGATACAAAACAATGGAAGACTGGTTGGGGTCAAGGCAACCTCATTAAAAGAAGAGTTACAGTTTGACGCCAAACTTGTAATTGATGCAAGTGGCTTTTACTCTGTTGTTGGGAGAACGCTTGGAATTGTTCCCCCGTGGAAGAGGTTTGGGGCAGGTGCAGAATATGAGGCGTATGTGGATAATGTAACTCCTGACACATGGCATCTTATGGTGGGCTCGCAATATTCTCCTGCTGGATATGCATGGGTGTTTCCACTTGGTAAAAATAAAGTGCGCATAGGAGTGGGGGTTGGCAAGCCAAATTCTCAGGCAGATGCAAGCAAGTTGCTAGTTGAGCTTGTGCAAAAAAAACCAAGACCGCTTGATTCTCTAGGGAGAATTGTTCCAATCGAGTTTCATTATGGATTGATTCCAAATGAGGGGCTGCGCCAATCTACAATCTCTGATGGCCTTATCATGGTGGGAGATTCTGCCGGACAGGCAAACCCGCTAGTGCTTGAAGGAATTAGATATGCCATAGAGTTTGGCAGAAAAGCAGGAGATATTGGGGCAGAATGTGTGTCCAAAGGGGACACATCACGAAAATCATTGCAATCCTATGAAGATGCCATGCGAAAATCAATAGGTTCCAAGATTGCATCTGCAATAAAGGTCCAGTACAGGTGGCTTGATCTTAGTGACTCTGAATGGGACAAGGAGCTTGAAATAATTGACGAGCTATCAGCAGAGGAATTTCTTGACTTTATCAAGGCAGATTTTGGAATGGCAAACATGTTCAAGCTTGCAGCACACCATCCAAAGCTTGCTCTACGGCAATTATTTCAAATAATCAAAAACACTGGCAATGATAAAGAGGCATGA
- the cobO gene encoding cob(I)yrinic acid a,c-diamide adenosyltransferase, giving the protein MTKGLVIVYTGKGKGKTTAALGMALRAVGYNHKICMIQFIKGSWHYGEMTSSKRLEPEFELTAIGKGFVGILDDKSPIEDHKKMAEEALKVAKEKITSKIYNLVILDEINYALNLGLINLQDILDVIAARPDDVNIVLTGNHARDEIIEKADLVTEMREIKHPFKSGIKAKKGIDF; this is encoded by the coding sequence TTGACAAAAGGACTAGTCATAGTGTATACAGGAAAGGGCAAGGGAAAAACTACAGCAGCACTAGGTATGGCCCTTCGAGCAGTCGGATACAATCATAAAATTTGCATGATACAATTCATCAAGGGTTCCTGGCACTATGGCGAGATGACATCGTCAAAGAGACTAGAACCAGAGTTTGAGCTTACAGCAATTGGCAAGGGATTTGTAGGAATATTAGATGACAAGAGTCCCATTGAAGATCATAAAAAGATGGCAGAAGAGGCACTCAAGGTTGCAAAAGAAAAGATAACTTCCAAAATATACAATCTTGTAATACTAGATGAAATCAATTATGCACTAAACCTTGGATTGATAAATCTGCAAGATATTTTGGATGTAATTGCAGCCAGACCAGATGATGTCAACATAGTCCTTACCGGGAATCATGCAAGAGATGAAATCATTGAAAAAGCAGACCTTGTAACAGAGATGAGAGAAATAAAACATCCTTTCAAGTCAGGAATCAAAGCAAAGAAAGGAATTGACTTTTAG
- a CDS encoding translation initiation factor IF-2 subunit alpha — translation MTTTVQDFPEVGEIVIATVTRIVDQGAYVSLDEFNNIQGFLHVSEIATGWIRNVGKFLKIGEKKVLLVKRVDPRRSEIDLSLKQVSSDQKKKKLLEIKRGEKEDALVDNLKSRAGLSESEMAKLENVLVDKFGSIYDAFSEVSAKGTTVLDGLKIPAKALEVISELGSKIQVPHVEIRGIFELTCNKSNGIEIIKNALIDATKDKKEISVTYIGAPKYRISLEAPNFKEAEKELKPILATVQNTIEKKGGTFKFTREESKKTREG, via the coding sequence ATGACAACAACTGTACAAGACTTTCCAGAAGTTGGAGAGATTGTCATTGCAACAGTTACAAGGATAGTAGATCAGGGAGCCTATGTTTCCCTTGATGAATTTAACAATATTCAAGGATTCTTGCATGTTTCTGAGATTGCAACAGGTTGGATACGAAATGTGGGCAAGTTCCTCAAGATTGGAGAAAAAAAGGTCCTTCTTGTAAAGCGTGTCGACCCACGAAGATCTGAGATAGACCTATCACTAAAGCAGGTATCATCAGACCAAAAGAAAAAGAAACTCTTGGAGATAAAGCGAGGAGAAAAAGAAGACGCTCTAGTTGATAACCTCAAGTCTCGTGCAGGTTTATCCGAGTCAGAGATGGCTAAATTGGAAAATGTTCTAGTGGACAAGTTTGGCTCCATATATGACGCATTTTCAGAAGTTTCCGCCAAGGGTACAACAGTATTGGATGGCCTCAAGATTCCAGCAAAGGCACTTGAAGTAATTTCTGAGCTTGGTTCAAAAATTCAAGTTCCCCATGTTGAGATACGGGGAATCTTTGAGCTTACATGTAACAAGTCAAACGGCATAGAGATAATCAAAAATGCATTAATTGATGCAACCAAAGACAAAAAGGAGATATCTGTCACATACATTGGTGCTCCCAAGTATCGTATTTCACTTGAAGCCCCAAACTTTAAGGAAGCAGAAAAGGAACTCAAGCCAATCTTGGCCACAGTCCAGAATACAATTGAGAAAAAGGGTGGCACATTCAAATTTACAAGAGAAGAATCAAAGAAAACAAGAGAAGGCTAG
- a CDS encoding RNA-protein complex protein Nop10, giving the protein MHFQMRKCPDCKRYTLKDQCPKCGHQTVTVHPGKYSPDDKYARYRISDRYK; this is encoded by the coding sequence ATGCACTTTCAGATGAGAAAATGTCCAGATTGTAAGAGATACACGCTAAAGGACCAGTGTCCCAAGTGCGGTCACCAGACAGTTACGGTACACCCAGGAAAATATTCTCCAGACGACAAGTATGCAAGATACCGTATATCAGACAGATACAAGTAA
- a CDS encoding peptidylprolyl isomerase translates to MLQDAKLFTVRNFDFHLKHLLIIGILAISFSISVMVRSQAADYGFQLNEFDPFFNYRATQYLLDHGLDAYVHWHDDMSWYPTGRDVYSTAQVPLHVTDAVLYKIFGGGMSLYDFTILFPVIFGSMTAIVVFALVRVLGGTSAGLFASLFFSLSPPIIVRGTIGWFKSEPLGLFYGLLGVYLFLSGLKSKNKKVAIAKLSGGGFFLAVGFASWGGIEFFLIPLAIFFVALPFIRKDHNFLLWAVPLFVAVTMAIAGGLFARPGPSFVFGARGLAMIGPAILLVIIIFVQKYSKEQHRVRNSLLVLVALLIIGGVIMESSAFHTVSFRYLNAVNPFLTSEDPLVDSVAEHATPTLTQNFTYFSVLMLFAGLGIWLVFRKRDGNSRFSVRNEMIVFALIIGMVGAYSGSTFSRLELLTSTSVIILSSIGLAILVGDILGRDTKPVSVTEPKKGAGKKDAPTKKAELLGRLPKIAFVAVIVALLLVPTLYPVNANWITMTKAPPTILNGGSNFAIATDDWPNAMSWLKNNTPTDSVVASWWDYGYWVQTLGDRKTLADNATIDTHVIANIARMLLSSPDQAWQMLRDSGSNYVLVYVVGQKFTSGNQDLYVLGGGGDESKKQWFMKIGGLDSSKFLQDDSFTPTDYFWNNTLLGKMFPFTTVTYYDPNTHNESPTYSTGYTAIYSKTIKYPADGTGPLRLIYSSPSIDRKDSGVFSEVLIYQVNPDYKPGTQQTTQPSQVITKPTSTTPAGGNIAVINTKFGQIKFQLLDNVAPKTTANFIKLAQSGFYDGTVFHRIVPGFVIQGGDKNSINGSRSTWGLGDAGYTIPPEFSTSVNFTKYMVGMARGSDVNSGSSQFFITLDDTPWLNNQYTLFGQVISGQDVVDKIAALKTNSDSQPVDADSARVSTITIESGNSTK, encoded by the coding sequence TTGTTACAAGATGCCAAACTATTCACTGTACGAAACTTTGATTTTCATCTCAAGCATCTGCTGATAATAGGAATTCTTGCAATATCATTTTCCATATCTGTAATGGTCCGCTCACAGGCAGCAGATTATGGATTCCAACTAAACGAGTTTGACCCGTTCTTCAATTATCGTGCAACACAATATCTTCTAGATCATGGTCTTGATGCATACGTTCATTGGCATGATGACATGAGTTGGTATCCAACAGGCAGAGATGTCTATAGTACTGCACAGGTGCCATTGCATGTAACTGATGCGGTATTGTACAAGATATTTGGCGGCGGTATGAGCCTTTATGACTTTACCATACTATTTCCTGTGATATTTGGTTCCATGACTGCAATAGTTGTATTTGCTCTGGTTCGCGTACTTGGTGGTACAAGTGCAGGATTGTTTGCATCATTGTTCTTTTCCTTGTCTCCCCCAATCATAGTAAGAGGAACAATTGGTTGGTTCAAGTCTGAACCGCTTGGCTTGTTTTATGGGCTGCTTGGAGTATACCTGTTTCTTAGCGGACTAAAATCTAAAAACAAAAAAGTAGCAATCGCAAAACTATCTGGAGGTGGATTCTTCCTTGCAGTGGGCTTTGCATCCTGGGGTGGAATTGAATTCTTCTTAATACCGCTTGCAATATTCTTTGTAGCATTACCGTTTATACGAAAAGATCACAACTTTTTGCTGTGGGCAGTTCCATTGTTTGTTGCAGTAACAATGGCAATAGCAGGCGGGTTGTTTGCAAGACCTGGTCCGTCATTTGTATTTGGGGCACGTGGACTTGCAATGATTGGGCCTGCCATACTTCTTGTGATAATAATTTTTGTTCAAAAGTACAGCAAGGAACAACACCGCGTACGAAACAGTCTGTTGGTTCTTGTCGCCCTTCTAATAATTGGCGGTGTCATCATGGAATCAAGTGCATTCCATACTGTGAGTTTCCGTTACCTCAACGCTGTAAACCCATTCCTTACCTCTGAAGACCCGCTTGTTGACTCGGTTGCAGAACACGCCACTCCAACACTTACGCAAAACTTTACGTACTTTTCAGTATTGATGCTGTTTGCGGGCCTTGGCATATGGCTTGTCTTTAGAAAACGGGACGGCAACTCTAGGTTTTCAGTAAGAAATGAGATGATAGTTTTTGCTTTGATAATTGGTATGGTTGGGGCATATTCTGGCTCTACATTCTCTAGACTCGAATTACTTACATCGACTTCTGTCATTATATTGTCGTCTATAGGACTTGCAATTCTTGTGGGCGACATACTAGGACGTGATACAAAACCAGTTAGTGTGACAGAACCAAAGAAAGGTGCAGGAAAGAAAGATGCACCCACAAAGAAGGCTGAATTGCTTGGAAGACTTCCAAAGATTGCATTTGTTGCAGTAATTGTTGCTTTATTGCTTGTTCCTACACTTTATCCTGTAAATGCAAATTGGATAACAATGACCAAAGCTCCACCTACCATACTAAATGGAGGCTCAAACTTTGCAATTGCAACAGACGACTGGCCCAATGCAATGAGCTGGCTAAAAAATAACACACCGACAGACTCTGTAGTTGCATCATGGTGGGATTATGGATATTGGGTGCAGACTTTGGGAGATAGGAAGACACTTGCTGATAATGCCACTATTGATACTCATGTAATTGCAAATATTGCAAGAATGCTCTTGAGTTCTCCTGACCAAGCATGGCAAATGTTGCGAGACTCTGGATCAAACTATGTACTTGTATATGTGGTAGGACAAAAGTTCACTTCAGGCAACCAAGACCTATACGTTCTTGGCGGTGGAGGAGATGAGAGCAAGAAACAATGGTTCATGAAGATAGGAGGCCTAGATTCTTCCAAGTTCTTACAGGATGATTCCTTTACACCTACAGACTATTTCTGGAACAATACATTGCTTGGAAAGATGTTTCCATTTACTACTGTTACATACTACGATCCAAATACCCATAATGAATCACCAACATATTCAACCGGATACACTGCAATCTACTCAAAGACAATCAAATATCCTGCAGATGGCACAGGACCACTACGACTGATATACTCTTCACCAAGCATTGACAGAAAAGACTCGGGTGTATTCTCTGAAGTCTTGATATACCAAGTAAATCCTGATTACAAGCCAGGCACACAGCAAACAACGCAGCCAAGCCAAGTAATTACCAAGCCAACAAGTACCACACCTGCAGGAGGAAATATTGCAGTGATTAACACCAAGTTTGGACAGATAAAATTCCAGTTACTAGATAACGTGGCACCAAAGACAACTGCCAATTTCATAAAACTAGCACAATCTGGTTTCTATGATGGAACTGTATTTCACAGAATAGTTCCAGGATTTGTAATACAAGGGGGAGACAAAAATTCCATTAATGGTTCAAGAAGCACGTGGGGACTAGGAGATGCTGGATATACCATCCCGCCTGAATTTAGCACAAGTGTCAACTTTACAAAATACATGGTAGGTATGGCGCGAGGCTCTGATGTAAACAGCGGAAGCTCCCAGTTCTTTATCACACTTGATGATACCCCGTGGCTAAACAACCAGTATACATTGTTTGGTCAAGTCATATCAGGCCAAGATGTTGTTGACAAGATAGCTGCATTAAAGACAAATTCTGACTCTCAACCTGTCGATGCTGATTCTGCTCGAGTGTCAACAATTACAATCGAGTCAGGCAATAGCACCAAATAA
- a CDS encoding MBL fold metallo-hydrolase, with protein MFEYKGIKIRWLGHDSFVLDNYIKIIIDPYKITKHDKADLVLVSHNHFDHLSVDDLKNVCTEKTVIVAANECINMITGFAFKEKIGMFPGQEKTILGTKIRAVPAYNLDKINPDTRKPFHPKEDNKVGFVIQMGDVVIYHTGDTDLIPEMTDIQPDIALVPVSGTYVMTAKEASQAISKIKPKIAIPMHYGTIVGSSKDADDLKEMVTSCQIQILEKEK; from the coding sequence GTGTTTGAATACAAGGGCATCAAGATACGCTGGCTAGGCCATGACTCGTTTGTACTAGATAATTACATCAAAATAATCATAGACCCATACAAGATAACAAAACATGACAAGGCCGATCTCGTATTGGTATCACACAATCACTTTGATCATCTAAGTGTTGATGATCTAAAAAATGTCTGCACAGAAAAGACTGTGATAGTTGCTGCAAACGAATGCATCAATATGATAACTGGATTTGCATTCAAGGAAAAAATTGGCATGTTTCCAGGTCAAGAAAAAACAATACTTGGCACAAAGATACGTGCAGTGCCTGCTTACAATCTAGACAAGATAAACCCCGACACCAGAAAACCATTTCATCCAAAAGAAGACAACAAGGTTGGCTTTGTAATACAGATGGGAGATGTTGTAATATATCACACTGGAGATACTGACCTGATCCCAGAAATGACTGACATACAGCCTGATATCGCTCTTGTTCCTGTAAGCGGTACATATGTAATGACTGCAAAAGAGGCTTCCCAGGCAATATCTAAGATAAAACCCAAGATTGCAATACCTATGCACTATGGTACAATTGTTGGTAGCAGCAAAGATGCAGATGACCTAAAAGAGATGGTCACGTCATGCCAGATACAAATACTTGAGAAAGAAAAGTAG
- a CDS encoding PIN domain-containing protein yields the protein MVKIVCDSSFLMILASKRIKNISSVETEIGALEYVVPDMVVKELEGLVHDDKKKSSAQNALRITQSFPKISISGKSVDDALVLYVEKNGGIVATIDAKLKTRIKQSGGSVLSVSNDKIILEPGKL from the coding sequence GTGGTTAAGATAGTTTGTGATTCTAGCTTTTTGATGATTCTTGCCTCTAAAAGAATAAAAAATATCTCTAGCGTGGAAACTGAGATTGGTGCACTAGAGTATGTTGTGCCAGACATGGTTGTAAAAGAACTTGAAGGACTGGTGCATGATGATAAAAAAAAAAGCTCTGCACAAAATGCGTTGCGCATAACACAAAGTTTTCCAAAAATATCAATATCTGGCAAGTCTGTTGATGATGCTCTAGTCTTGTATGTAGAAAAAAATGGGGGAATTGTGGCAACAATTGATGCCAAGCTAAAGACTAGGATAAAACAAAGTGGAGGTTCAGTTCTTTCTGTGTCAAATGATAAGATCATACTTGAACCGGGTAAACTTTAA
- a CDS encoding translation initiation factor IF-2 subunit gamma: protein MHWKETLPEWYTKKYGYQPCVNIGTAGHVDHGKTTLIQALTGVWTSAHSEELKRGITIKVGYADAAFYKCKSCEVPLGYSVTPTCNNCGKESELSRVVSFVDSPGHESLMANMLSGSALIDGAMLLVAANEKVPQPQTKEHLLALQTLGIKQVVIVQNKVDLVSYEQAMENYADIAKFVKGTSAAKAPIIPISAQSKLNIDALIGAIEDSIPTPERDDKKDTVMHVLRSFDINKPGTRIKDIKGGVIGGSIIQGTFKVGDEIEIKPGLANEKTGKYESIFTEIASLGTGAGIVKEVKAGGLIALATKLDPAMTRSDSLIGSVIGKPGTLPENSYNAKIEVNLFDTAVGSGEEIKVSAIQTGESLRLSLGTAPLLSKVTSVRGKTVELQFKRPVCIFENSKVAISRRISERWRLIGAGVASG, encoded by the coding sequence GTGCATTGGAAAGAAACTCTTCCAGAATGGTATACAAAAAAATACGGTTATCAACCATGTGTAAATATTGGAACTGCTGGCCATGTTGACCACGGAAAGACCACTCTAATTCAAGCTCTCACCGGTGTGTGGACAAGTGCACATAGTGAGGAATTAAAACGAGGAATTACAATCAAAGTAGGATATGCCGATGCTGCATTTTACAAGTGTAAAAGCTGTGAAGTACCACTTGGATATTCTGTGACACCCACATGCAACAATTGTGGTAAAGAAAGTGAGCTCTCACGAGTTGTAAGTTTTGTAGATAGTCCGGGACATGAAAGTCTTATGGCAAACATGCTTTCTGGGTCTGCATTGATAGACGGTGCAATGCTCCTTGTTGCTGCAAACGAAAAAGTTCCGCAGCCTCAGACAAAAGAACACCTTCTTGCATTACAGACACTTGGGATAAAACAGGTTGTCATTGTACAAAATAAGGTTGACCTGGTGTCATATGAGCAAGCAATGGAAAACTATGCCGACATTGCCAAGTTTGTCAAGGGGACTAGTGCTGCCAAGGCACCAATCATTCCAATATCTGCCCAATCAAAACTAAACATAGATGCACTAATTGGGGCAATTGAAGATAGCATACCAACACCTGAGAGAGATGACAAAAAGGATACTGTCATGCATGTGTTAAGATCATTTGATATCAACAAGCCTGGAACCAGAATAAAGGACATCAAGGGTGGAGTCATTGGAGGAAGCATAATCCAGGGCACGTTTAAGGTGGGAGATGAAATTGAGATAAAGCCAGGACTTGCAAATGAAAAGACTGGAAAATACGAGTCAATCTTTACGGAGATTGCATCACTTGGAACAGGTGCAGGTATAGTAAAAGAGGTAAAAGCTGGTGGACTGATAGCACTTGCAACAAAATTAGATCCTGCGATGACTCGTAGTGATTCCTTGATAGGCTCTGTCATAGGCAAACCAGGTACACTTCCTGAAAATTCCTATAATGCAAAGATTGAGGTAAATCTGTTTGACACTGCAGTAGGCTCTGGAGAGGAGATCAAAGTCTCTGCAATACAGACAGGCGAATCATTGAGGCTAAGTCTTGGAACTGCACCCTTGCTATCTAAAGTAACAAGTGTACGTGGTAAGACAGTAGAGCTGCAATTCAAGAGACCTGTATGTATTTTTGAAAACAGCAAGGTGGCAATAAGTCGAAGAATTTCTGAGAGATGGCGACTGATTGGTGCTGGTGTAGCAAGTGGTTAA